From the genome of Nasonia vitripennis strain AsymCx chromosome 1, Nvit_psr_1.1, whole genome shotgun sequence, one region includes:
- the LOC100114023 gene encoding probable cytochrome P450 6a13 encodes MLSLIKDCLWEPLPIVLIMLGYALYAFLTSTFDYWLVRGVPYRKPTPLLGNFGDLLLFRKSQPEGISEMYNWFGNERFFGVFRVRSPILIVRDPELIKCVCVKDFHVFCNRGIPVNSTKDPLSGHLFNLEGKHWKSLRSKLTPAFSSGKLKNMFYLLVECSDDLTRLVERRLEMLENSSSSSSSSFPDASIVEVRELAANFTIDVIGSCAFGIQINALSDEDSEFRKAARRLSKPSYKATLWRMLRTSMPKLYKLLGVQVIDPSVTKFFMDVVSQMVKERENKALKRHDFMDLLIELKNRGTLELDNGNGLRAHNDEEVPVAEEIVLDENTIAAQAFVFFVAGYETSSNTIAFCLYELAVNPEIQEKARRDIIDALDKRDSKLTYDAVQDMKYLDMVILETLRKYPPAPLLSRRCEYPYKLPGSDVELSKGMRVVIPIYAIHHDPKHYPEPDKFRPERFGDEEKRARHPYTFLPFGEGPRNCIGTRFALLQTKVGVITFLRKYQVEVCEKTDIPIKFSRRSLVTASETGVSLNISRLSE; translated from the exons ATGTTGAGCCTGATAAAGGACTGCCTCTGGGAGCCTCTGCCCATAGTGCTGATAATGCTGGGCTACGCGCTCTACGCCTTCCTGACCTCGACGTTCGACTATTGGCTGGTCCGCGGGGTGCCTTATCGCAAGCCGACTCCGCTGCTGGGAAACTTCGGCGACCTGCTGCTCTTCCGCAAGTCCCAGCCCGAGGGCATCAGCGAGATGTACAACTGGTTCGGCAACGAGCGCTTCTTCGGCGTCTTCCGCGTGCGCTCGCCGATCCTCATCGTCAGGGATCCCGAGCTCATCAAGTGCGTCTGCGTCAAGGACTTCCACGTGTTCTGCAATCGGGGCATACCTGTGAACAGTACAAAGGACCCCTTGTCCGGGCATCTGTTTAATTTGGAAG GAAAGCACTGGAAGAGCCTGCGCTCCAAGCTTACACCAGCCTTTTCCTCGGGCAAGCTGAAGAACATGTTCTACCTGCTGGTGGAATGTTCGGACGATCTAACGCGGCTGGTGGAACGTCGTCTCGAGATGCTcgagaacagcagcagcagcagcagcagcagtttcCCGGACGCGTCGATCGTCGAGGTGCGTGAGCTGGCTGCAAATTTCACGATCGACGTGATCGGCAGCTGCGCCTTCGGCATACAGATAAACGCCCTCAGCGACGAGGACTCGGAGTTCCGCAAGGCGGCCAGGAGGCTCTCCAAGCCCAGCTACAAGGCCACCCTCTGGCGCATGCTCAGGACCTCGATGCCCAAGCTCTATAAGCTGCTGGGGGTCCAG GTGATAGATCCGTCGGTAACGAAATTCTTCATGGACGTCGTTTCGCAAATGGTGAAGGAGAGGGAGAACAAGGCTTTGAAGAGACACGACTTTATGGATCTTCTGATTGAATTGAAAAACAGAGGGACTCTTGAGCTTGACAATGGTAATGGGCTGCGAGCCCACAACGACGAGGAGGTTCCAGTCGCCGAGGAAATAG TTCTCGACGAGAACACAATAGCGGCGCAGGCCTTTGTCTTCTTCGTGGCTGGCTACGAGACGTCGTCGAATACGATAGCCTTCTGCCTCTACGAGCTCGCAGTGAATCCCGAAATCCAAGAAAAAGCTAGACGCGACATAATCGACGCGCTCGACAAGCGCGATAGCAAGTTGACGTACGACGCCGTGCAAGACATGAAGTACTTGGACATGGTCATACTGG AAACGTTGAGGAAGTATCCACCAGCGCCGTTGCTCTCGCGACGATGCGAGTATCCGTACAAGCTGCCGGGCAGTGACGTCGAGCTTTCCAAGGGTATGCGAGTCGTCATACCGATTTACGCGATACACCATGACCCGAAGCACTATCCCGAGCCGGACAAGTTCAGGCCCGAGAGATTCGGCGACGAGGAGAAGAGGGCCAGGCATCCCTACACTTTCTTGCCGTTCGGCGAAGGACCCCGCAACTGCATAG GTACGAGATTCGCACTATTGCAGACCAAAGTCGGAGTGATCACCTTCCTGAGGAAGTATCAAGTGGAGGTATGCGAGAAAACGGACATTCCGATAAAGTTCAGCAGACGGAGTCTGGTTACCGCCAGCGAAACCGGGGTGAGCCTGAATATCTCAAGACTGTCGGAATGA
- the LOC116738470 gene encoding nose resistant to fluoxetine protein 6-like has product MQLFWLSPFILFPLYKKPKIGLTILGSLIVASATVTAAIVGYNQYSAIYFTRELNMTHFLESFKDVYIMPYTRASAYLLGILFGYKMTNKEKISKEMLYFGWVLSFVAFTFCIIGTKSFTDESYVYNPVWEIIFAAIARPIWASGVCWIIYASSDDFARPIVSLLSWKYFLPLSRMSYCVYLLHTVFPLWEVSVSRTPRYFHEYYIFHSYLSNLMISIVISFFYSVMFEVPIRILEDIIFSEKNKFTVQDINKIK; this is encoded by the exons ATGCAGTTATTTTGGTTATCGCCATTCATCCTTTTCCCACTCTACAAAAAACCAAAAATTGGTTTAACAATTTTAGGATCGCTGATCGTTGCTTCAGCCACTGTAACCGCGGCAATTGTAGGCTACAACCAGTATTCTGCTATTTATTTCACGCGTGAACTAAA CATGACCCACTTTTTGGAATCATTCAAAGACGTTTACATTATGCCTTACACTCGTGCATCAGCCTATCTTCTTGGAATTTTGTTTGGATACAAAATgacaaataaagaaaaaataagcaaG GAAATGCTCTATTTCGGATGGGTTTTATCGTTTGTCGCATTTACTTTCTGTATAATCGGTACCAAATCTTTTACGGATGAAAGTTACGTGTATAATCCAGTTTGGGAAATAATATTTGCGGCAATAGCAAGACCGATTTGGGCATCCGGTGTTTGCTGGATTATCTACGCAAGCAGCGACGATTTCGCAA GACCAATTGTGTCATTGTTAAGCTGGAAGTATTTTTTGCCATTGAGCAGGATGTCTTATTGTGTTTACTTACTTCACACCGTGTTTCCACTATGGGAAGTTTCAGTGTCAAGAACTCCAAGATACTTTCACGAATATTATATT TTCCATTCTTACCTAAGTAATTTGATGATAAGCATCGTGATCTCATTTTTCTACAGTGTTATGTTTGAAGTACCAATACGTATTTTGGAAGATATAATCTttagcgagaaaaataaatttacggTACAGGacataaacaaaattaaataa
- the LOC100679348 gene encoding nose resistant to fluoxetine protein 6-like, which produces MSCRSMQTCFLLSLSLQLFFLVVTADSSKNNYGGEYLENAFIEENLRLLSPESVLKSIEIVQSDVKDVVNFSCTKDLQVWKGQLENRESWALKMRDASSKIPAGLFHGNLVDLGMYDECVEAGGRFCTYEINPTRQKTAFLLAPMLSVCLPRSCTADDVIQLVNRTIEANEKLKSQGITMASTACLTIDPKDSNALVHFWYIVLSIYTGFIVLCTLCDLANRCYGVEWKGWQTLERLSMLKTGANILITKPQDDDLTVIHGLRVISTAWIVLVHEYMAQFYAVNLNVLDIAKWFSSWKSLFPLVGLYSVDTFFTISGFLTAYAFFKQRQKNKKFKILHYYSHRFIRLTLPVVVFLICTYVFINGSGARYEWLRDIFVVGIQSKWWSFLLYIQNFVQKDDFVRLIVLLIFYNKPRLRCFLWQ; this is translated from the exons ATGTCTTGTCGCAGTATGCAGACGTGTTTCTTGCTTTCTCTGTCCTTGCAACTATTTTTTCTCGTCGTAACAGCCGATTCGTCGAAGAATAATTATGGTGGCGAATATTTAGAGAACGCATTTATCGAAGAGAATCTGCGGCTTTTGAGCCCCGAGAGTGTACTGAAAAGCATTGAAATAGTGCAAAGTGATGTTAAAGACGTCGTGAATTTCAGCTGTACGAAGGACTTACAGGTTTGGAAAGGACAGCTTGAAAATCGTGAATCATGGGCATTAAAAA TGCGAGATGCCTCATCAAAGATCCCCGCAGGTCTTTTTCATGGAAATCTAGTCGACTTGGGCATGTACGACGAGTGCGTGGAAGCAGGCGGTCGTTTTTGCACCTACGAAATTAATCCAACGCGCCAAAAGACGGCTTTCCTCTTAGCTCCGATGCTGTCCGTTTGCCTACCACGAAGTTGCACTGCAGACGACGTTATTCAACTTGTTAATAGGACCATCGAAGCAAATGAGAAATTGAAATCTCAGGGCATTACTATGGCTTCCACGGCTTGCTTGACGATCGATCCGAAGGACTCGAATGCATTAGTGCACTTTTGGTA catCGTCCTGTCGATCTACACGGGCTTTATCGTCCTCTGTACCCTGTGCGATCTGGCAAACAGGTGCTACGGAGTGGAATGGAAGGGCTGGCAAACGCTTGAGCGACTTTCTATGCTAAAGACTGgagcaaatattttaattacgaAGCCTCAAGACGACGACTTGACTGTTATCCACGGTCTACGAGTCATCAGCACGGCCTGGATAGTCCTGGTGCACGAGTATATGGCTCAGTTTTATGCGGTCAATCTCAATGTTCTCGATATTGCCAAG TGGTTTTCATCGTGGAAATCTCTCTTCCCCCTCGTTGGACTTTACTCTGTAGACACATTTTTTACTATCAGCGGTTTCTTAACGGCATACGCATTTTTCAAACAAagacaaaagaataaaaaattcaaaattctaCATTATTACTCGCATCGATTTATCAG ATTGACTTTACCGGTCGTCGTGTTCCTGATTTGCACGTATGTTTTTATCAACGGCTCTGGAGCACGGTACGAATGGCTGCGAGACATATTCGTTGTCGGTATTCAATCGAAATGGTGGTCATTTCTGCTTtacattcaaaattttgtgCAAAAGGATGATTTTGTAAGACTAATTGTCCTccttatattttataataagcCTAGATTACGATGTTTCCTTTGGCAATGA